The following are encoded in a window of Streptomyces sp. SAT1 genomic DNA:
- the polA gene encoding DNA polymerase I — MAETASKKTETDSGGTRPRLMLMDGHSLAYRAFFALPAENFTTATGQPTNAIYGFASMLANTLRDEAPTHFAVAFDVSRKTWRSEEFTEYKANRSKTPDEFKGQVELIGELLDAMHASRFAVEGFEADDIIATLATQAEAEGFDVLIVTGDRDSFQLVSEHTTVLYPTKGVSELTRFTPEKVFEKYGLTPAQYPDFAALRGDPSDNLPGIPGVGEKTAAKWINQFGSFAELVERVEEVKGKAGQNLRDHLEAVKLNRRLTELERGVELPKRVAELARAAYDRKAVAMVLDTLEIRNPSLRERLFAVDPGAEEAETTPIATEGVELDGAVLGTGELAGWLAEHGGRTLGVATVDTWALGTGSVAEVALAADGGAAAWFDPTQLDEADEQAFAGWLADAGRTKVFHNAKGAMRVFAEHGWSVAGVAMDTALAAYLVKPGRRSFDLDALSLEYLHRELAPAAAADGQLAFGAEDAAEAEALMIQARAVLDLGTAFGDRLQEVGAADLLRDMELPTSALLARMERHGIAADRTHLEAMEQTFAGAVQQAVKEAHAAAGHEFNLGSPKQLQEVLFGELALPKTKKTKTGYTTDADALAWLAGQTDNELPVIMLRHREQAKLRVTVEGLIKTIAADGRIHTTFNQTVAATGRLSSTDPNLQNIPVRTDEGRAIRRGFVVGEGFESLMTADYSQIELRVMAHLSEDAGLIEAFTSGEDLHTTAASQVFAVERSAVDAEMRRKIKAMSYGLAYGLSAFGLSQQLNIEAGEARALMDAYFERFGGVRDYLHRVVDEARATGYTETLFGRRRYLPDLNSDNRQRREMAERMALNAPIQGTAADIVKIAMLNVDRALAEAELRSRMLLQVHDEIVLEIAPGERAAVEEIVRREMAGAVRLRAPLDVSVGVGPDWESAAH; from the coding sequence GTGGCAGAGACAGCATCGAAGAAGACCGAGACCGACTCCGGCGGCACCCGTCCGCGGCTGATGCTCATGGACGGGCACTCGCTGGCCTACCGCGCGTTCTTCGCGCTGCCCGCGGAGAACTTCACCACCGCGACGGGCCAGCCGACGAACGCGATCTACGGCTTCGCGTCGATGCTGGCCAACACCCTGCGTGACGAGGCGCCCACGCACTTCGCGGTGGCGTTCGACGTCTCCCGCAAGACCTGGCGCTCCGAGGAGTTCACGGAGTACAAGGCGAACCGCTCCAAGACCCCCGACGAGTTCAAGGGGCAGGTGGAGCTGATCGGCGAGCTGCTCGACGCGATGCACGCCTCCCGCTTCGCCGTCGAGGGGTTCGAGGCGGACGACATCATCGCCACCCTCGCCACCCAGGCCGAGGCCGAGGGCTTCGACGTGCTGATCGTCACCGGCGACCGCGACTCCTTCCAGCTGGTCTCCGAGCACACCACCGTGCTCTACCCCACCAAGGGCGTCTCCGAGCTGACCCGGTTCACCCCGGAGAAGGTCTTCGAGAAGTACGGGTTGACGCCTGCCCAGTACCCCGACTTCGCGGCGCTGCGCGGCGACCCGTCGGACAACCTGCCGGGCATCCCGGGCGTGGGCGAGAAGACGGCCGCGAAGTGGATCAACCAGTTCGGTTCGTTCGCCGAGCTGGTCGAGCGCGTCGAGGAGGTCAAGGGCAAGGCCGGGCAGAATCTGCGCGACCACCTGGAGGCCGTCAAGCTCAACCGCCGCCTCACCGAGCTGGAGCGCGGCGTCGAGCTGCCGAAGCGCGTCGCCGAGCTGGCCAGGGCCGCGTACGACCGCAAGGCCGTCGCGATGGTCCTGGACACCCTGGAGATCCGCAACCCGTCGCTGCGCGAGCGGCTCTTCGCCGTCGACCCCGGCGCCGAGGAGGCCGAGACCACGCCGATCGCGACGGAGGGCGTGGAGCTGGACGGCGCGGTGCTGGGCACCGGCGAGCTGGCCGGCTGGCTCGCCGAGCACGGCGGCCGGACCCTCGGCGTCGCCACGGTCGACACCTGGGCGCTGGGCACCGGCTCGGTGGCCGAGGTCGCGCTGGCCGCCGACGGCGGGGCCGCCGCCTGGTTCGACCCGACGCAGCTCGACGAGGCCGACGAGCAGGCGTTCGCCGGCTGGCTGGCCGACGCCGGCCGGACCAAGGTGTTCCACAACGCCAAGGGCGCCATGCGGGTCTTCGCCGAGCACGGCTGGAGCGTCGCGGGCGTCGCCATGGACACCGCGCTCGCCGCCTATCTGGTGAAGCCGGGACGCCGCTCCTTCGACCTGGACGCGCTGTCCCTGGAGTACCTGCACCGCGAGCTGGCACCGGCCGCGGCGGCCGACGGCCAACTCGCCTTCGGCGCGGAAGACGCCGCCGAGGCCGAGGCCCTGATGATCCAGGCGCGCGCCGTCCTCGACCTCGGCACCGCCTTCGGGGACCGCCTCCAGGAGGTCGGCGCCGCGGACCTGCTGCGCGACATGGAGCTGCCCACCTCCGCGCTGCTCGCCCGCATGGAGCGGCACGGCATCGCCGCCGACCGCACCCATCTGGAGGCGATGGAGCAGACCTTCGCCGGGGCGGTGCAGCAGGCCGTGAAGGAGGCGCACGCGGCGGCCGGGCACGAGTTCAACCTCGGCTCGCCCAAGCAGCTCCAGGAGGTCCTCTTCGGCGAGCTGGCCCTGCCGAAGACCAAGAAGACCAAGACGGGCTACACCACCGACGCCGACGCCCTGGCCTGGCTGGCCGGCCAGACGGACAACGAGCTGCCGGTGATCATGCTCCGCCACCGCGAGCAGGCCAAGCTCCGGGTGACCGTCGAGGGCCTGATCAAGACCATCGCCGCCGACGGCCGCATCCACACCACCTTCAACCAGACGGTCGCCGCGACCGGCCGCCTCTCCTCGACCGACCCGAACCTCCAGAACATCCCGGTGCGCACCGACGAGGGCCGGGCCATCCGCCGCGGCTTCGTGGTCGGCGAGGGCTTCGAGTCGCTGATGACCGCCGACTACAGCCAGATCGAGCTGCGCGTCATGGCCCATCTGTCCGAGGACGCGGGCCTGATCGAGGCGTTCACCTCCGGTGAGGACCTGCACACCACCGCGGCCTCGCAGGTCTTCGCCGTCGAGCGCTCGGCGGTGGACGCGGAGATGCGCCGCAAGATCAAGGCCATGTCCTACGGCCTGGCGTACGGCCTGTCGGCCTTCGGCCTCTCCCAGCAGCTGAACATCGAGGCGGGCGAGGCCCGCGCCCTGATGGACGCCTACTTCGAGCGGTTCGGCGGCGTGCGGGACTATCTGCACCGAGTGGTGGACGAGGCCCGCGCGACCGGCTACACCGAGACCCTGTTCGGCCGCCGCCGCTACCTCCCCGACCTCAACAGCGACAACCGCCAGCGCCGCGAAATGGCCGAGCGGATGGCCCTCAACGCGCCGATCCAGGGCACGGCGGCCGACATCGTCAAGATCGCCATGCTCAACGTGGACCGGGCGCTGGCCGAGGCCGAGCTGAGGTCCCGGATGCTTCTCCAGGTCCACGACGAGATCGTGCTGGAGATCGCCCCCGGCGAGCGCGCGGCCGTGGAGGAGATCGTCCGCCGCGAGATGGCCGGCGCGGTCCGGCTCAGGGCGCCCCTGGACGTCTCGGTGGGCGTGGGACCGGACTGGGAGTCGGCGGCGCACTGA
- a CDS encoding PaaI family thioesterase, with protein MGEQQHVKFPQEVIDEYAALGIDLPALFSAGDLGTRMGVRITEASAERVVGTMPVEGNTQPYGLLHGGASAVLAETLGSVGAMLHGGSSRIAVGVDLNCTHHRGARSGAVTGVATPLHRGRSTATYEIVISDEQGRRVCSARLTCLLREARPADADGARTAATD; from the coding sequence ATGGGCGAGCAGCAGCACGTGAAGTTCCCTCAGGAGGTCATCGACGAGTACGCCGCCCTCGGCATCGACCTGCCCGCCCTGTTCTCCGCCGGCGACCTCGGGACCCGTATGGGCGTGCGGATCACCGAGGCGTCCGCCGAGCGTGTCGTCGGCACCATGCCGGTGGAGGGCAACACCCAGCCGTACGGGCTGCTGCACGGCGGCGCCTCCGCCGTCCTCGCCGAGACCCTGGGCTCGGTGGGCGCCATGCTGCACGGCGGCAGTTCCAGGATCGCCGTCGGTGTCGACCTGAACTGCACGCATCACCGCGGGGCGCGTTCGGGCGCGGTCACCGGTGTGGCCACGCCGCTGCACCGGGGCCGCTCGACGGCCACGTACGAGATCGTGATCAGTGACGAGCAGGGGCGGCGGGTGTGCAGCGCGCGGCTCACCTGTCTGCTGCGCGAGGCGCGGCCGGCGGACGCGGACGGCGCGCGGACCGCAGCCACGGACTGA
- a CDS encoding branched-chain amino acid ABC transporter substrate-binding protein, giving the protein MRQRSLVILTSVLTTGALALTACGSRGGDDKGGDDKGGTTVVIGVDAPLTGQNSATGLGIQSGVEIAVKDANEKKLVPGVTFKVVALDDKALPPTGQQNASQLVANKDVLGVVGPLNSGVAQTMQKVFASANLAEISPSNTAPELTQGKDWVSGNKVRPFKTYFRTAITDEVQGGFAADYVFKTLKKKKVFVVDDKQTYGAGLAGIFGKKFKEQGGTVAGTDHINVGDKDFSTLVTKIKNSGAELLYYGGQYDESQVLTKQLKDAGAKIPLMGGDGMFTPTYIQTAGKAAEGDFVTSVGVPVDTLPAAKEFIDKYKSGGYKGDYGTYGGYSYDAATAIIKAVGNVVKDGKVPSDARQQVVDQLQKIDFEGIAGPVGFDQYGDTKNKQLTLYQVTNGAWKSVKTGTYNAS; this is encoded by the coding sequence GTGCGACAGCGTTCCCTGGTGATACTCACCTCCGTCCTCACGACCGGAGCTCTGGCCCTCACCGCGTGCGGCTCCCGCGGAGGCGACGACAAGGGCGGCGACGACAAGGGCGGCACCACGGTCGTCATCGGTGTCGACGCCCCGCTGACGGGACAGAACTCCGCCACCGGCCTCGGCATCCAGTCCGGCGTCGAGATCGCGGTCAAGGACGCCAACGAGAAGAAGCTCGTCCCCGGCGTCACCTTCAAGGTCGTCGCCCTCGACGACAAGGCCCTGCCGCCGACCGGCCAGCAGAACGCCTCCCAGCTGGTCGCCAACAAGGACGTCCTCGGCGTCGTCGGCCCGCTCAACTCCGGTGTCGCGCAGACCATGCAGAAGGTCTTCGCCTCCGCCAACCTGGCCGAGATCTCCCCGTCCAACACCGCGCCCGAGCTGACGCAGGGCAAGGACTGGGTCTCCGGCAACAAGGTCCGCCCCTTCAAGACGTATTTCCGCACCGCCATCACCGACGAGGTGCAGGGCGGCTTCGCGGCCGACTACGTCTTCAAGACCCTCAAGAAGAAGAAGGTCTTCGTCGTCGACGACAAGCAGACCTACGGAGCGGGTCTGGCCGGCATCTTCGGCAAGAAGTTCAAGGAGCAGGGCGGCACCGTCGCCGGCACCGACCACATCAACGTCGGTGACAAGGACTTCTCCACCCTCGTCACCAAGATCAAGAACTCGGGCGCCGAACTCCTCTACTACGGCGGCCAGTACGACGAGTCGCAGGTCCTGACCAAGCAGCTCAAGGACGCCGGCGCCAAGATCCCGCTGATGGGCGGCGACGGCATGTTCACCCCGACCTACATCCAGACCGCCGGCAAGGCGGCCGAGGGCGACTTCGTCACCTCCGTCGGCGTCCCCGTCGACACCCTGCCCGCCGCCAAGGAGTTCATCGACAAGTACAAGTCCGGTGGCTACAAGGGCGACTACGGCACCTACGGCGGCTACTCCTACGACGCCGCCACCGCCATCATCAAGGCCGTCGGCAACGTCGTGAAGGACGGCAAGGTCCCCTCCGACGCCCGCCAGCAGGTCGTCGACCAGCTCCAGAAGATCGACTTCGAGGGCATCGCAGGACCGGTCGGCTTCGACCAGTACGGCGACACCAAGAACAAGCAGCTCACCCTGTACCAAGTCACCAACGGTGCGTGGAAGTCCGTCAAGACCGGTACGTACAACGCAAGCTGA
- a CDS encoding ABC transporter ATP-binding protein produces MTTPVLEARDVTMRFGGLTAVRSVDFTVNSGEIVGLIGPNGAGKTTFFNCLTGLYVPTEGTVSYKGTVLPPKPHLVTQAGIARTFQNIRLFANMTVLENVLIGRHTRTKEGLWSALLRGPGFKKAEKASEERAMELLQFIGLAHKRDHLARNLPYGEQRKLEIARALASEPGLLLLDEPTAGMNPQETRATEELVFAIREQGIAVLVIEHDMRFIFNLCDRVAVLVQGEKLIEGTSDVVQADERVVAAYLGEPFEGAPGDAEAAEVEAAEVEAAEAGAAEAETEHSTKGEAQ; encoded by the coding sequence ATGACGACACCAGTACTCGAAGCCCGTGACGTCACCATGCGCTTCGGCGGCCTCACCGCCGTACGCTCCGTCGACTTCACCGTCAACAGCGGCGAGATCGTCGGACTCATCGGACCCAACGGCGCCGGCAAGACCACCTTCTTCAACTGCCTCACCGGCCTCTACGTCCCCACCGAAGGAACCGTCTCCTACAAAGGCACCGTCCTCCCCCCCAAACCCCACCTGGTCACCCAGGCCGGAATCGCCCGCACATTCCAGAACATCCGGCTCTTCGCCAACATGACCGTCCTGGAAAACGTGCTGATCGGACGGCACACCCGCACCAAAGAAGGACTCTGGTCCGCACTCCTGCGCGGCCCCGGATTCAAGAAAGCGGAAAAAGCGAGCGAAGAACGGGCCATGGAACTGCTCCAGTTCATCGGCCTCGCCCACAAACGCGACCATCTCGCCCGCAATCTCCCCTACGGCGAACAGCGCAAACTGGAGATCGCCCGCGCACTCGCCAGCGAACCCGGCCTGCTGCTCCTCGACGAGCCCACGGCCGGCATGAACCCCCAGGAAACCCGCGCCACCGAAGAACTCGTCTTCGCCATCCGTGAGCAGGGCATCGCCGTCCTCGTCATCGAGCACGACATGCGGTTCATCTTCAACCTCTGCGACCGCGTCGCCGTCCTCGTCCAGGGCGAGAAACTCATCGAGGGCACCTCCGACGTCGTCCAGGCCGACGAACGCGTCGTCGCCGCCTACCTCGGCGAACCCTTCGAAGGCGCCCCCGGCGACGCCGAGGCCGCCGAGGTCGAGGCGGCCGAGGTCGAGGCGGCCGAGGCGGGAGCCGCCGAGGCCGAGACGGAGCACAGCACCAAGGGAGAAGCCCAGTGA
- a CDS encoding FdhF/YdeP family oxidoreductase has protein sequence MATKPPKGDPVQDAPQVDGPEHAAAGLPAVRHSLRMARQQMGVKRTALTLLRVNQKDGFDCPGCAWPEPEHRHTAEFCENGAKAVAEEATLRRVTPEFFAAHPVPDLAGRSGYWLGQQGRLTHPMYLPEGADHYEPVTWERAFGIVAEEIAALSSPDEAVFYTSGRTSNEAAFLYQLFARELGTNNLPDCSNMCHESSGSALSETIGVGKGSVLLEDLHQADLIIVAGQNPGTNHPRMLSVLEKAKANGAKIISVNPLPEAGLERFKNPQTPKGLATGAALTDLFLQIRIGGDQALFRLLNRLILQTPGAVDELFVREHTHGYEEFAAAARAADWDRTLAATGLTRAEIERALDMVLASRRVIVCWAMGLTQHKHSVPTIREVVNFLLLRGNIGRTGAGVCPVRGHSNVQGDRTMGIFERPAPAFLDALEKEFGFAPPREHGYDVVRAIRALRDGEAKVFFAMGGNFVSASPDTEVTEAAMRRARLTVHVSTKLNRSHVVTGARALILPTLGRTERDVQGGGEQFVTVEDSMGMVHASRGRLAPASPLLLSEPTIVSRLARRVLGEDSVVPWEEFERDYGAIRDRIARVVPGFEDFNARVARPGGFALPHAPRDERRFPTATGKANFTAAPVEFPELPEGRLLLQTLRSHDQYNTTIYGLDDRYRGIRNGRRVVLVHPEDARRLGVADGSYVDLVGEWKDGVERRASGFRVVHYPTARGCAASYYPETNVLVPLDATADTSNTPASKSVVVRLEQSATD, from the coding sequence ATGGCCACCAAGCCGCCCAAGGGTGATCCGGTCCAGGACGCGCCGCAGGTGGACGGGCCCGAGCACGCGGCGGCGGGACTGCCCGCCGTCCGGCACTCGCTGCGCATGGCCCGGCAGCAGATGGGGGTCAAGCGCACCGCGCTGACCCTGCTGCGGGTCAACCAGAAGGACGGCTTCGACTGTCCGGGCTGCGCCTGGCCCGAGCCGGAGCACCGGCACACGGCGGAGTTCTGCGAGAACGGCGCGAAGGCAGTCGCCGAGGAGGCGACCCTGCGCCGGGTCACCCCGGAGTTCTTCGCCGCGCACCCCGTGCCGGACCTGGCCGGCCGCAGCGGCTACTGGCTGGGGCAGCAGGGGCGGCTGACCCACCCCATGTACCTGCCGGAGGGCGCCGACCACTACGAGCCGGTCACCTGGGAGCGCGCCTTCGGCATCGTCGCCGAGGAGATCGCCGCGCTCTCCTCCCCCGACGAGGCCGTCTTCTACACCTCCGGCCGCACCAGCAACGAGGCCGCGTTCCTCTACCAGCTGTTCGCGCGGGAGCTGGGCACCAACAATCTCCCCGACTGCTCGAACATGTGCCACGAGTCGTCCGGTTCGGCCCTGTCGGAGACGATCGGCGTCGGCAAGGGCAGCGTCCTGCTGGAGGACCTCCACCAGGCCGATCTGATCATCGTGGCCGGCCAGAACCCGGGGACGAACCATCCGCGGATGCTCTCCGTGCTGGAGAAGGCCAAGGCGAACGGCGCGAAGATCATCAGCGTCAATCCGCTGCCCGAGGCCGGCCTGGAGCGCTTCAAGAACCCGCAGACGCCGAAGGGCCTGGCCACCGGTGCCGCGCTCACCGATCTGTTCCTCCAGATCCGCATCGGCGGCGACCAGGCCCTCTTCCGCCTCCTCAACCGGCTGATCCTTCAGACCCCGGGCGCCGTGGACGAGCTGTTCGTCCGCGAGCACACACACGGCTACGAGGAGTTCGCGGCCGCCGCCCGCGCCGCCGACTGGGACCGGACGCTCGCCGCGACCGGCCTCACCCGCGCGGAGATCGAGCGCGCCCTGGACATGGTGCTCGCCTCCCGGCGCGTCATCGTGTGCTGGGCGATGGGCCTGACCCAGCACAAGCACTCGGTGCCGACCATCCGCGAGGTGGTCAACTTCCTGCTGCTGCGCGGCAACATCGGGCGCACGGGCGCGGGCGTGTGCCCGGTGCGCGGCCACTCCAATGTGCAGGGCGACCGCACGATGGGCATCTTCGAGCGTCCCGCCCCGGCCTTCCTCGACGCCCTGGAGAAGGAGTTCGGCTTCGCCCCGCCGCGCGAGCACGGCTACGACGTCGTCCGGGCGATCCGCGCCCTGCGCGACGGCGAGGCGAAGGTGTTCTTCGCCATGGGCGGCAACTTCGTCTCCGCCTCGCCCGACACCGAGGTCACCGAGGCGGCCATGCGCCGGGCCAGGCTGACCGTGCACGTGTCGACCAAGCTCAACCGCTCGCACGTCGTCACGGGCGCGCGCGCCCTGATCCTGCCCACGCTCGGCCGCACCGAGCGCGATGTGCAGGGCGGTGGCGAGCAGTTCGTCACGGTCGAGGACTCGATGGGCATGGTGCACGCCTCCCGGGGCCGGCTGGCGCCCGCGAGCCCGCTGCTGCTGTCGGAGCCGACCATCGTGTCCCGGCTGGCCCGCCGGGTGCTGGGCGAGGACAGCGTGGTGCCGTGGGAGGAGTTCGAGCGGGACTACGGCGCGATCCGCGACCGGATCGCACGGGTGGTCCCCGGCTTCGAGGACTTCAACGCGCGCGTGGCCCGCCCCGGCGGCTTCGCGCTGCCGCACGCCCCGCGCGACGAGCGCCGCTTCCCGACCGCGACCGGCAAGGCCAACTTCACGGCAGCCCCGGTGGAGTTCCCCGAGCTGCCCGAGGGGCGGCTGCTGCTCCAGACGCTGCGCTCGCACGACCAGTACAACACCACGATCTACGGCCTGGACGACCGCTACCGGGGCATCCGGAACGGCCGGCGGGTGGTGCTCGTCCACCCCGAGGACGCGCGGCGGCTCGGGGTGGCCGACGGCTCGTACGTCGATCTGGTCGGCGAGTGGAAGGACGGTGTGGAACGGCGGGCGAGCGGCTTCCGGGTGGTGCACTACCCGACCGCGCGCGGCTGCGCGGCCTCGTACTACCCGGAGACGAACGTCCTGGTGCCCCTGGATGCCACCGCGGACACCAGCAACACCCCGGCCAGCAAGTCCGTCGTGGTGCGTCTGGAACAATCGGCGACCGACTGA
- a CDS encoding branched-chain amino acid ABC transporter permease has translation MHTLPQQLANGLILGSMYGLIAIGYTMVYGIVQLINFAHGEIFMTGGFGALSVYLVLPDGTSMWIALPLMLIGGGLVAVLIAVGAERFAYRPLRGAPRLAPLITAIGLSLALQQAVFNWYPHADNARKFPQLPGGPFNITDSLKIQSGELFVLIAAPVCMGALAFFVRTSRTGRAMQATAQDPDTAQLMGIDTNRIIVIAFAIGGFFAAVAGIAWGFRVGSVNYDMGFVAGLKAFTAAVLGGIGNIYGAMLGGIVLGLAEGLATAYIADIPGMDQFGGQGWASVWAFVLLILVLLFRPQGLLGERVADRA, from the coding sequence GTGCACACTCTGCCGCAACAGCTGGCCAACGGGCTGATTCTCGGCTCGATGTACGGGCTGATCGCCATCGGCTACACGATGGTGTACGGCATCGTCCAGCTCATCAACTTCGCCCACGGCGAGATCTTCATGACCGGCGGCTTCGGCGCCCTCTCCGTCTATCTCGTCCTGCCCGACGGCACATCCATGTGGATCGCCCTCCCCCTCATGCTGATCGGCGGCGGCCTGGTGGCCGTGCTCATCGCGGTGGGAGCGGAACGATTCGCCTACCGGCCGCTCAGAGGCGCCCCACGCCTCGCCCCCCTCATCACCGCCATCGGCCTCTCCCTCGCCCTCCAGCAGGCCGTCTTCAACTGGTACCCGCACGCCGACAACGCCCGCAAGTTCCCCCAGCTGCCCGGCGGCCCGTTCAACATCACCGACAGCCTCAAGATCCAGTCCGGTGAACTCTTCGTCCTCATAGCCGCCCCCGTCTGCATGGGCGCCCTCGCCTTCTTCGTCCGCACCTCCCGCACCGGCCGCGCCATGCAGGCCACCGCCCAGGACCCGGACACCGCCCAGCTCATGGGCATCGACACCAACCGCATCATCGTCATCGCCTTCGCCATCGGCGGCTTCTTCGCCGCCGTCGCCGGCATCGCCTGGGGCTTCCGCGTCGGCAGCGTCAACTACGACATGGGCTTCGTCGCCGGACTCAAGGCCTTCACCGCCGCCGTCCTCGGCGGCATCGGCAACATCTACGGCGCCATGCTCGGCGGCATCGTCCTCGGCCTCGCCGAGGGACTCGCCACCGCCTACATCGCCGACATCCCCGGCATGGACCAGTTCGGCGGCCAGGGCTGGGCCTCCGTGTGGGCCTTCGTCCTCCTCATCCTCGTCCTCCTCTTCAGGCCACAGGGCCTGCTCGGCGAACGCGTCGCGGACAGGGCGTGA
- a CDS encoding branched-chain amino acid ABC transporter permease, translating into MTDTTRPDGGTPLIPLPHGAARLLTTVGAVATIASTMLAWTWTAEFPGDLTVTAYPAGLQLLTLTGGILTLLYALTLWDVRGLRWLNPARTTAPVFLTALAAFAVTWYTILAIAIELGGLANLEPGGYVAAIASLLPVIGALALPRPGDTWKSYFAKADDIPRPAPLPAWAERVAITLALALGLVVFTYGISTPDDEYGETFSGFGLLVVFSAWALFSAGLTDRFSALNARHKGFATSMAFLAAAVFPFTQTEDHNANIGVNILIFATVALGLNIVVGLTGLLDLGYVAFLGVGAYAAALVSGSEYSRFSGTQLPFWGAVLVGMGASLVFGVLIGAPTLRLRGDYLAIVTLGFGEIFRIAVNNLDGSSGPDITNGPNGIANIPDLEMFGFNFGDPHDIGSFTLGRFANYFLLMLIFTAIVVLVFTRAADSRIGRSWVAIREDETAATAMGINGFRVKLIAFALGAALAGLAGTVSAHVSYSVVPTPYQFAGAAPPNSAFLLAAVVLGGMGTVSGPLLGASMLYLIPEKLQFLKNYELLAFGLALVLLMRFRPEGIIANRRRQLEFHETGQLDVPEQKTLPEDPAVTKAGA; encoded by the coding sequence ATGACCGACACCACCCGCCCCGACGGGGGCACCCCGCTCATCCCGCTGCCGCACGGCGCCGCCCGGCTGCTCACCACCGTCGGCGCCGTCGCCACCATCGCCAGCACCATGCTCGCCTGGACCTGGACCGCCGAATTCCCCGGCGACCTCACCGTCACCGCCTACCCGGCAGGACTCCAGCTCCTCACCCTCACCGGCGGCATCCTCACCCTCCTGTACGCCCTCACCCTCTGGGACGTCCGCGGACTGCGCTGGCTCAACCCCGCCCGCACCACCGCCCCCGTCTTCCTCACCGCCCTGGCCGCCTTCGCCGTCACCTGGTACACGATCCTCGCGATCGCCATCGAACTCGGCGGCCTCGCCAACCTCGAACCCGGCGGCTACGTCGCCGCAATCGCCTCGCTGCTGCCCGTCATCGGCGCCCTCGCCCTGCCGCGCCCCGGCGACACCTGGAAGTCGTACTTCGCCAAGGCCGACGACATCCCGCGCCCCGCCCCGCTGCCCGCCTGGGCCGAACGCGTCGCCATCACCCTCGCGCTCGCCCTCGGACTCGTCGTCTTCACCTACGGCATCAGCACCCCCGACGACGAGTACGGCGAGACCTTCAGCGGCTTCGGACTCCTCGTCGTCTTCTCCGCCTGGGCCCTCTTCAGCGCCGGACTCACCGACCGCTTCTCCGCGCTCAACGCCCGCCACAAGGGATTCGCCACCTCCATGGCCTTCCTCGCCGCGGCCGTCTTCCCCTTCACCCAGACCGAGGACCACAACGCCAACATCGGCGTCAACATCCTCATCTTCGCCACCGTCGCGCTCGGCCTGAACATCGTTGTCGGACTCACCGGCCTGCTCGACCTCGGCTACGTCGCCTTCCTCGGCGTCGGCGCCTACGCCGCGGCCCTCGTCTCCGGCTCCGAGTACTCCCGCTTCTCCGGCACCCAACTCCCCTTCTGGGGAGCCGTCCTCGTCGGCATGGGCGCCTCCCTCGTCTTCGGCGTCCTCATCGGCGCCCCCACCCTGCGGCTGCGCGGCGACTACCTCGCCATCGTCACCCTCGGCTTCGGAGAGATCTTCCGCATCGCCGTCAACAACCTCGACGGCTCCTCCGGACCCGACATCACCAACGGCCCCAACGGCATCGCCAACATCCCCGACCTGGAGATGTTCGGGTTCAACTTCGGCGACCCGCACGACATCGGCTCCTTCACCCTGGGCCGCTTCGCCAACTACTTCCTGCTGATGCTGATCTTCACGGCCATCGTCGTGCTGGTCTTCACCCGCGCCGCCGACTCCCGCATCGGCCGCTCCTGGGTCGCCATCCGCGAGGACGAGACCGCCGCCACCGCCATGGGCATCAACGGCTTCCGCGTCAAGCTCATCGCCTTCGCCCTCGGCGCCGCGCTCGCCGGACTCGCCGGCACCGTCAGCGCCCACGTCAGCTACTCCGTCGTCCCCACGCCCTACCAGTTCGCCGGCGCCGCCCCGCCCAACTCCGCGTTCCTGCTGGCCGCCGTCGTCCTCGGCGGCATGGGCACCGTCAGCGGACCCCTCCTCGGCGCCAGCATGCTCTACCTCATCCCCGAGAAGCTCCAGTTCCTCAAGAACTACGAACTCCTCGCCTTCGGCCTCGCCCTCGTCCTCCTCATGCGGTTCCGGCCGGAGGGCATCATCGCCAACCGCCGCCGCCAGCTGGAGTTCCACGAGACCGGACAACTCGACGTACCCGAGCAGAAGACGCTCCCCGAGGACCCGGCCGTCACCAAGGCAGGGGCGTGA